TCTTCATCTTCATAACTACACTGATCACAATAGTTCACCTTACATTTTGGACAATCAAAAATTGCATTTACCTGTCCGCCTGTTCGCTCACTAATTTCTCCTTAGATAATTCCTCAATATAATAAAAACTATTCAAAAGAACTACTTGAAACTTTAGATAATGTAAGAAGCCCTTAATCTGTATCTCTAATTTGTGTAGCTCTTGGTTTTATAGCTAATGAGGATGCAATCCCAATTATATATGATAAATACTTTGAATTGAAAAAAATATATAAGAATGAAAGTTATGCACAAGGTCCTTTACTTACTCTTTTTAAGTTGAAGGAAAGATTTTATATGCAGAAAAAATAATATAATGCCTCAAATAATATTCATAGGATGGATTAATAATGGAATACATAGGCGGTATAGTAGAAAGAATTACATATGAGAATGAAGAAAATGGATTTTGTGTTATTAAAATAAAGTCTAAGGGGTATTCTGATCTGAAATAGACCATAAAAAGAAAATAATACTTATTTTTGAAGATATTCAGTGGATTGATTATGGTAGTTTAATGTTTTTAAGTAGCATGATTTTGCATGGACATACTAATCTTTTGTGTTTAATGACATATAGAAACGAATACAACATCGAAATAGATAAATTTCTAGTTTCTGCAAATAAACATAATAAAATTTTAAGGTTGGATTTATTAAGATTTGATAATAATGAAGTAGAAAATTTTATTAAAATTGGTCTTCCAAAAAAGAATTTCACTAAAGAGATATTAAATAAAATTTATAATGAAACTGAAGGAAATGCATTTTTTTTAACAGAATATATTAATACTATAAAGTTTAATAGTGATATAAATATTATGTCCTCGAAAATGCAGGATGTAATGAAAAGCAGGTTTTTAGATATTTCAGAGGAGTGTAAAAACATTTTAAGAATTTCATCTTTATTTTTGGATGAAATTCCTTTATATATTTTGCATGAACTTACAGGGGAAGATGAACTTAAGATAATGGACGCAATAGAAGGACTTGAAAATAAATTCTCTATAAAGATTTCCCATAAAAGTGGAATTTCTATGTTTTCATTTTTCATGATTTCAGAAAGTTTAGATACTATAACATTCCACGGCTTTAAAATTAATCCTTTTCAAATTGAAAACAATAAGTTTCTAAAACATAAGCTGTATTCTTATCTACTATATCTATAAACTTATCTTTCAGCATAGTTTTACCTATACCAGCTTCGCCTACTAAAAACACTGCTTTCGAACAGTCATTTTTTATAAAATCATTATAATTGTTTTATAGTATCCTTATTTCATTATATCTTCCAAAGAAAAATTAAATAGCTTTTTTAGTAACTTCCTTAGTATTCATAATATCTATTATTTCATTAATTATATTTAATATTTTATCATCAAGAGAAATAGATAATTCATCTTTAAATAAATTTTTAACACCATTGTATGTTTCAATTGCCATGTTATATTTACCTTGATTTTTATAACTTTGTAGTAAATATAAGTAAGCATCTTCATTAAATTCATCTGTTTTTATTAATAATTTTGAATATTTTTCAACAATATCATAATTGTTATTATGTAAAGCATTTTCTATTTTTTTATTCAATCTATTGGTATACATACATTTTAAACTTTCACGAATTTCTAAAAGCCAAATTTCAAAGTTAGTAGCATTTTTAGGGCAAAATCCTTGTAGAAATTCCCCATTAAAAACATCTATTTCGTTTTCATCATTCATAAATCTATATACGTCTAACTCTATTTCTATATCTGGATTAATCATAACTATTGATTTTTGAGGAGATATTAACACAGGTACATTAGAGAATTTATTTATTTTATAAATAGCATTTCTTAGATTTTTTATAGCGTCGCCTTCTTCTTGGTTAGCCCAAAAAAGTTCTGAGATATGTTTTCTATCATCTTGTTTATTCAAAAGTAAATAACAAAAAAGGCCTTGGGCTTTACTGTAAGGCAAGAAAATTTCTTTTTCATTGACAGTTAAATAAAAATTACCAAACATCTTTCAATGTATATAATGCATAAAAACACTCCCGGTTAGTGACATAAACTTTCTTATATAAAATATATAACACTATAGATTATACTACATTATAAACATAATTCCAAAATTAAATTCTTACTGAAAGTTTTTATTAATAATAAGTAACTATTTATAATATTCATTTATTTGACGTTTTGATGTTCTAATTAATTTATAATAATGATAAAGGAGGAAGTGATAAAGATAATGTTACATTTCATCAAAGTAAATCTAGAAAAACCTTGTACAGAAGAAGGACTAAATAAAAATAGTATCAGACTTAAAACGAGTGGAGGCGAGTTTTGAGCAAATGCTACATATTTATGCTTTTGGTTAAAGCAACTAAGTAATCGTTTAGAGATGTATATTAGTAAAGTTAAAGAATTTGTTTGAAATTCAGGGGGGGAAGGTAAATCATGATTAATACAGAACATGTAAGCGCAACCAGAACTAGCGATATATTTAAATTTGTAGGTTATAGTGTAATTGGAATATTTATGTTTTTTATAACAATAACTATAAATGGAAAGACGACTATTCCAATAGACCATGTGGTTACAGCATTAAAAGGATTATCTGGGGGAGGTGGTGGAATCTATGGGCTAATAGTTATCATTTTAGGAGGAGTATATCCTTTCTATAAAAAAACATGGAATAAAGATAAGGTAACATTAGTATTTTCTATACTTAAATTATTAGGTATAGTAATAGGGTTCATGGCGTTCTTTAATTTTGGACCTAGCTTTCTATTTGAGAAAGATATGATTCCATTCTTATTTAATTCATTAGCTATCCCAGTAGGAATAATTGTTCCCGTAGGTTCAGTATTTTTAGCATTTTTAGTTGGGTATGGACTTATGGAATTTATAGGCGTTATAATGAAACCGGTTATGAGACCTTTGTGGAAAACTCCAGGACGTTCTGCTGTTGATGCAGTTGCTTCCTTTGTGGGAAGTTATTCTATTGCATTGTTAATTACCAATAGGGTATATAAAGAGGGGAAATATACAACAAAAGAGGCTGCAATAATTGCTACAGGATTTTCTACCGTATCTGCAACTTTTATGATTATAGTGGCAAAGACATTAGGAATAATGAATTTGTGGACTAAATACTTTTGGGTAACATTAGTAGTTACATTTATTGTTACAGCTATCACGGCAAGGTTAAGACCATTAAGCAAAAAGTCTGATGAATACTATAATAATCAAAAGGGTGATCCGGAAATACCTAGACAAGGAAATATGCTTAAAAATGCATGGGAGGAAGGAATTAAAGCTTCTAAAAGTTCAGTATCAATAGGAAAAAATATTGTTGATAATTTAAAAGATGGATTTGTTATGGCTATGGGAATCCTACCATCAATAATGTCTGTAGGATTAATAGGGTTAATTCTTGCAAAATATACCCCTGTGTTCAATATAATAGGGTATGTTTTTTACCCAATAGCGTTATTGTTTAAATTGCCAGAACCATTGCTTGCATCAAAAGCATGTGCAGTGGGTATAGCTGAAATGTTTTTACCAGCATTATTAGTTGTTGGCGCTCCTCTTGTAACAAAATTTGTAGTTGCTGTAGTATCAATTTCAGCAATACTGTTTTTCTCTGCATCAATACCATGCATACTGTCAACAGATATACCAATAAGTATACCTGAGATAATTGTAATATGGTTTGAAAGAACTGTTCTCACATTAATGATAACCATACCTATTGCGTATCTAATATTATAAGTAAGTTCCACTGGCAATTAAGGTGAAAAAAGGTAACCAATAGTAAATATATAAGGATAAAAAGTTAAAATATTAAATAGATATAAAAAATCTAGGAGCATAATCCATTATGTATGAATTATGCTCCTAGATTATTATATTTCAACTAATTCCTTTAATCGGTGCAGATGGGGTACGGCAACATAGCCATCAAGCTAAACTAGAGATAATTGTTTTAAATTTGATTGCATGGAATTCTCTCCCTTCGGTGAATTTAGTTGTGATGAATATAAATTCGACGAAAGTGGGGAAATTCTTATATGATTGTAGAGCCTTGCAGTCACTTGATTACAAGGTTATGCAATTAACTAAAACTATATTCTAAAGGGGGATATTGGTGAAAAATAAAATTAGCACTAAAATAGTTATTGCTATAGTGAGTTGTTCAATTTTAGTATCAGCGATGGTAGGAATTACGAGTATTGTTAAATCCACAAGTATAATTAAGCAGGAAGCCACAGAGAAACTATTAAATATAGCTTCTAGTAGAGGAAATGAATACACAGTACAAACTACAAAGGTTGAAAACACTGTAAAGGAGTTATCAGGACTAGTTTTAAACACAATAGAAGTTTCTAAGGTTAAAGACCCAAGCTATATAAGTACATACGAAAAACAGATAAGTTCTTTAATGAAGAGTTTAGGTGATAGTAATAATGGGCTTGTAGGGCTATATATAATTTTTGATCCTAAATTTACAGGTGGAAGTAAGACTTATGATGTAGCTTATAATTATGATGAGCAGAAAAAGCAAAGCTATATGACTAATGATGGTTTAAATTTAGCGGATTTTAAGGAAAGCAATGCCGCTATGGATTGGTATTATAAATCAATTAAGGATAAACTAGGAGTGTGGTCAAAACCTTGTGTGGACCCAGTACGTAAAATAAATGTGATATCTTATACCATGCCTGTATATTCTAATAATGAATTAGTTGGAGTTACAGGTATGGATATTTCCTTTGAAAGTTTGAGAGGGATAATTTTAAATACAAAGATATATGATACTGGTTCTGCATTTTTGCTAGATAAGCATTATAGTTTTATAGTTGATGGAAAGAAAAAATCAACTGATAAATTAGATACCTTAGAAAGTGGAAAATATAAATTTATAACTGATGAATTAAAAAATAAAAAATCAATTGCGCTGGAGACAAACTTTGAAGGACATAAGCAAATGATGGGTTATTATACTTTGAATAATGATCAAATTATGGGATTAAAAGTGCCTAGCTCAGAAGTGTTCAAAAATTTAAATAAAACAATATATATTATTGTTTTAATTATAGCTCTAGGAATTATAGCTTCAATAATTATTGCATTAGTTATTGGCAGGAGAATATCTAGACCAATAGAAGTTGCAACAAGTTTTATAGGCAAATTAGCTAAACTAGACCTAACCTATAATGACAAGAACCTAAACCAAATGCTATCAAGTAAAGATGAAATAGGTGTTATGGGAAATAGTTTAATAGAGCTAAGGGAAGAATTAATAAAGGTTGTTGAGGAATTAAAGAAGGATTCTGATGAGGTAGTGGAATATTCAAATACTATTTCTGTCAATGCGGAGGAAACATCATATGCTATTACTGTTCTTTCACAAACAGTTGAAGAATTAGCTAAGGGAACTGTTGAACAAGCAAGTGAGGCTCAGGATGGCTCATATAAATTGAATATACTTGCCGGTGAGATAGAAGAAGTTGTGGCTAGCATTACTAGTCTTAAAGAATATTCAATAGAAATGGAAAAAATGCAAGAGAAGGGTAGCAAAGCAATTAAAGAGCTTAATGTAAAGCTCCAATTAAATGTACAAGCCACTGAAAAAGTTGCTAATAATATAGATGGACTATCAGATAAATCAAGCTTAATAGGAGAAATTATAAGTACTATTCAATCTATTGCAAGCCAGACAAATCTACTAGCTTTAAATGCGGCAATTGAAGCAGCAAGAGCAGGTGAGAGTGGAAAAGGTTTTGCAGTGGTAGCAGAGGAAATTAGAAAGCTTGCAGAAAAAACAGCTACGTCCACACATCAAATAGATGATATAGTAAAGCAAATTCAAAGTGAAATAAGTTTAGGCAAAAACAATATGGATGAAGCTAAAAATACTGCTAAAGAAGCAAATTTTGTAATGGAAACGTCTACAGAAGCCTTTGAGGTTATTGGAGAGGCAATATATAATACTAAATCAAAAATACAAAGCATTGCATCTAGCATCAATACAGTAGATAAAGGAAAAGAGGATATAGTTGAAGCCATTCAAGGAATATCTGCAATAACTGAGGAAGCAGCAGCATCAACGCAGGAAGTGGCTGCAACTATGGAAGAACAAGAAGCCGCAATTAAAACTGTATCAGAAACAGTAGAGGAATTAAAAGAATTAGCAGTTGTATTAGATAAAATAGTAGGTAAATTCACTGTGTAAAATAATATAGTGCTAGAGGAGGGGAAATTATGAAAAAAATATGTCCTATTTCGTAGTGCTTGTGTTAAGTATTGGCCTAATGGTAGGATGCACAGAAAATGCATCAAAAACAGCAGACATGATTCTTACTAATGGTACTATTTATACGGAAGATGCAAACAATACAGTAGCTAAAAATGTTGCAGTTAAAGACGGTAAGATTCTGTCTGTAGGTACAACATCAGATATTGAAAACTACAAAGGAGCTTCTACTCAAATTATTGATTTAAAATGCGAAACAGTTATGCCGGGGTTCTTTGACAGTCATATGCATCCTGCAATGTCAGCAGTAGATTATGTATTCTCTGTTGTTGTTTCAGATGTTAGTGGAGTAGAAAGCTATGCAAAGAAGATTAAAGAATTTGCTGTTGCCAATCCTGATTTGAAAGTTATTCAAGGAGCAGGCTATTATCGTTCTGATTGGGATGAACTTGGTCCACGAAAAGAAACTTTGGATGCAATCGATTCAACTAGCCCCATTATCATGCTCTCAAATGATGGACACTCGATGTGGGTAAACTCAAAAGCACTTAAAATGGATGAAATTACAAAAGATACTCCAAATCCAGAAGGAGGAATAATCCAAAAAGATCCTAAAACAGGAGAGCCATCAGGTCTTCTTCAGGAAAGTGCTATGGATCTTATGAAAGATATTTCTATTAAATATTCAAAAGAGCAATATAAAGAAGCTATCCTTTGGGTTCAAAAACTATTAAATTCTAGAGGAATAGCTAATGTATTTGATGCAAATGCTAATTTGGACAACCCTAATTATTATTAAGCTTATAACGAACTTGCTAATGAAGGGAAATTAACTATAAGAGTAAAAGGAGGTTGGTTATTAGAACCTACAATGGGCGATAAAGTAAGCTCAAATATTGATAAAAGTATTGAACTTTCAAAAACATTTACTTCACCATATTTTAAAGTAAATGCATTTAATTTTTTGCAGACAAAGTATTGGAAGAAGAAACAGGTCTTTTGTTAAAGCCTTATGCACACAGATCAGATAACTGGTATGGACTTAAAGTATGGACAGATGAATCAATGAAAGCAGCATTTGAAAAAATTGATGCAGCTAGATTCCAAATTCATGTTCATTCAATAGGTGATGGTGCTGCTAAATATACTCTAAATGCGCTAGAATCTGTAAGGAAGACTAACAGTGAAAGAGACTCAAGACATACATTGGCACATTGTCAATTTATGGCGCCTGAAGATATGAAAAGAATGGCGGATATGGGAATGACAGCTGTTGTAGCTCCTTATTGGATGCAAGTTGATGATTACTTTTGGAATCTGTATTACCCATATTTAGGCAAGGAACGTGCATCGATACAATATCCTTATAAGAGTCTATCTGATTCTGGTATACTTAATTCCTTTCGGATTGAATTTTTACAAACACCTTTAAAATGCTTTTTTTTCATAATTTTCACAAAAGCTATTGAAATCAATATTTAATTGTATTATGATGTTCTTAGGGTTTTTTGTTGTAGTTAAATCCTAAACAAAAGCACAAGTTGTATTCAATACATCTTGTGCTTTTCTATACAACATATTTACAGTTGCTGATATTCATGTCTAAAATGGAGGATTTACTGCAAATTAAAGTGTCCTCTAACAACAAAATCTAGGTAGATAAGCTCTTGATTGTTTGTATATATAAATATTATGGTCTTATAAGGGAGTGATATGGTGAATAGTATATATTGTGAGATGTTTGGAAATTTTTGTTTAACTGTCAATGAAAAAGAAATATTCTTACCTTACAGTAAAGCGCAAGGGCTCTTTTGTTATTTACTTATAAATAAACAAGATAACAGAGAACATATCTCAGAACTTTTTTGGGCTAATCAAGAAGAAGGCAATGCTAAAAAAAATTTAAGAAATGCTATATATAAAATAAATAAATGCTCTAATATTCCAGTATTGGTATCGCCTCAAAAATCAATAATTATGCTTAATCCAGATATAAAAATAGATGCGGATGTATATAAGTTTATGGGTGATGAAAATGAAATAAATGTTTTTAAGGGAGAATTTCTACAAGGATTTTGTCCTAAAAATGCAGAGAATTTTGAAGTTTGGCTATTAGAAATGCGGGAAAATTTGGAGTGTATTTATATTGAACGATTAAATGCGAAAATAGAAAAAGAATTAAAAAATAATAATTATGATATTGTTGAAAAATATTCAAAGCTATTAATAAAGGTAGATGAATTCAATGAAAATGCATATATATATTTACTTGAAAGTTATAAAAACCAAGGCAAATATAACATGGCAATTGAAACATATAATAATGTTAAAAAATTATTTAAAGATGAATTATCGATTACTCTTGATGATAAAATATTAAACGTAATTAATGAAGTAATAGATGTTATGAATACAAAAGAAAGTAATAAAAAAACTGATGAATTTTTCTATGGAAGATATAATGAATTAAGAATATTACAAAATAATTATAATGATTTTATAAAGAATGAACCTTCTAAAGCCATGTTTTTGGTAGGGGAAGCCGGCATAGGAAAAACAAGATTAAAAGATAAATTTGTAGAAATAATAGATAATGAAACAGCTTATATTTTAGAAACTTATTGTTTTCAATTTGAAAAGGATTGCATTTTGAAGCCTTGGAATGTTATATTATCTAAGCTTTCTCAAATTATGAAAAATGAAAATGTAAAAATTCCAACTTTGTGGGAAAATATTATAGAACATTGTTTTTCTGAGTTTAATGATTTAGATAATAAAGAACAAAGTACTAAAATTTTAGAGAGTAATTATGCGTTAAAATATGAGGTTATTGAGAATATAATAACTAATATTCTTACTGAAATAGACCATAAAAAGAAAATAATACTTATTTTTGAAGATATTCAGTGGATTGATTATGGTAGTTTAATGTTTTTAAGTAGCATGATTTTGCATGGACATACTAATCTTTTGTGTTTAATGACATATAGAAACGAATACAACATCGAAATAGATAAATTTCTAGTTTCTGCAAATAAACATAATAAAATTTTAAGGTTGGATTTATTAAGATTTGATAATAATGAAGTAGAAAATTTTATTAAAATTGGTCTTCCAAAAAAGAATTTCACTAAAGAGATATTAAATAAAATTTATAATGAAACTGAAGGAAATGCATTTTTTTTAACAGAATATATTAATACTATAAAGTTTAATAGTGATATAAATATTATGTCCTCGAAAATGCAGGATGTAATGAAAAGCAGGTTTTTAGATATTTCAGAGGAGTGTAAAAACATTTTAAGAATTTCATCTTTATTTTTTGATGAAATTCCTTTATATATTTTGCATGAACTTACAGGGGAAGATGAACTTAAGATAATGGACGCAATAGAAGAACTTGAAAATAAATTCATTTTAAAGGAAATAAATAACGATAATATTATAAGCTTTATGTTTACCCATCAGAAATTAAGAGAATTTATTTATATTAATCTATCCACGGCAAGAAGAAAAATTTTTCATAATAGGGTGGGTTATATTCTTGAAAAGAATTTAACAAACAATAGAAGCGACGTAACCGTTTACAATAAACTTGTTTATCATTTTTCAAATGCAGATAATAATTTAGCAACATTAAAATATAGCATAAAAAATTTAAATGTATATTTAAATTTTAGTCATGAACTTTATCCCATACTATATGATAAGGATGTTAATTTTTATAATAACTTATATTTTAGCAACAGTAAAACCATTAAAAGCATAAAGAAAATAGAAATTCTACTATTAAAAGTAAAAAATGACTGTAAAGATTCTAAGGAAGTTTTAAAATTAGACATAGAGTTTCTACATATTAAAGGAAGATATCTTATAAGAGAAGGAGATTATGAAAAAGGTGTTGAGTTTATAAATGAAATGATAGAAAAGGCTAATGAAATTAGTGATTCAGATTACGCTATAGAAGGATACAGGCAGATGATTTATTATTGTATACAGACCAATAGTATTGATGATATGATAAAATATGTAAGCCTTGGTTTAGATAAAGCCGCGGATTGTAATTATCATATGGAAATAGGCATTTTTCTAAGGTTTAAAGCATTATATAAAAAAATGCAAGGAAATTATAGCGAAGCAGAAAAACTCTTTAATGAATCTATAAATATCTTTAATGTAACTAAAAGTGTAGCTGATAAATATGCCTTGAGTATAGCAGCTGCTTATAATTACATCGGAGATATAAGAAGACAACAAATGAAATTTGAAGAGGCTTTAGAATTTTTCACTAAAGCAATAGAAATATGTGAAGAAAAAAACATATTTACCAGTCTTTCAATTTTTAATATAAATGCTGGTGAAACATGTTTTAATATGGGAGAGTATTCTCATGCGAAAAAATATTTTCAAAAGTCTATGGATATATATAAACAATTCGATTTAATGTGGGAAAAGTCTATCGTAGAAGCATTTATGTCTCGAATAATAATTAGTGAAGGAAATTATGAAAGTGCTTTAGAATATTTAAAAAATTCGGATTCCCATTCAAGGTTGCTAAAAAATCCTCATGAAATCGGGATAGTAAATATGGTAAAAGCTCAAATAAAATATGAAATGAAAAATAACGATAAATTAAATAGAGTTTTTAATATATACTTGAATGAAACTTTACAATCTTATTGTGAAAATAGTATTAAATTTTTAACCACATCAAGGGATAATTATGAAATAAATTTGTTGAAAACTTTAATAAAACAAGAGAGTATTATCTGATGGGGGTATGATATTCTATTCTCTGAGAGCTAATATATCTATAGTTATACTATTGATATATTAGCTCTCTATTTATTTTACCAATAAAAGTATTTTATTAACTTACAAAAATATTTTATTAACTTACATTCTTAGCAATTCAAAAAAAAGTTGTGAGTTTTCTAAAAGATAAGAGATAAAGCTGAAAAATAGACGTTTTAATGACTAGCTAGTATTAAAATATGATTATAAGTAAAAAAAATCGGTGTACAAGCAAGTACACTAGATATATTAAGGAGGGACAAGTGATGATTAATAATATTGACATAAAAGATGCAATGACAATTGCTTTAGATGATTATTTACCTAATATGCCTGAATTTACTAAGGGAATAAGAAGAGCTCCAGATAGAGGGTTTCATCTTTCAAAAGCTCAGACGGAAATAGCAATTAAGAACGCACTTCGTTATATTCCAGAAAAGTATCATGAGGAGCTTATACCAGAATTTATGGAGGAGCTTACAACAAGAGGTAGAATATACGGATACAGGTATCGTCCTGAAGGAAGAATATATGGAAAATCAATAGATGAATATGAAGGAAGATGTACTGAAGGTAAAGCTTTTCAGGTTATGATTGATAATAATCTTGATTCTGATGTGGCTTTATATCCTTATGAACTTGTTACTTATGGTGAAACAGGAAGTGTATGCCCAAATTGGATGCAATATAGATTAATAAAAAAATATCTAGAAATAATGACTCAAGACCAAACCTTGGTTTTAGAATCAGGACATCCTCTTGGACTTTTCAAATCAAAACCTGAAGCACCAAGAGTAATAATTACAAATGCGTTAATGATAGGCATGTTCGATAATCAAAAGGATTGGGAAATAGCAGAGGAAATGGGTGTTGCAAATTATGGACAAATGACTGCAGGCGGATGGATGTATATAGGACCTCAGGGCATAGTTCATGGTACATACAATACACTATTAAATGCAGGGAGGATGAAGCTAGGAATCCCAAATGATGGTGATTTAAGAGGTCATATATTTGTAACATCAGGTTTGGGCGGTATGAGTGGTGCTCAGCCAAAGGCGATTGAAATAGCAAATGCTGTAGGAATTGTAGCGGAGGTTGATGAATCAAGAATTCAAACAAGACTGGATCAGGGATGGATTATGAGACAATCTTCAGACCTTGATGAGGTATTCAAAATTGCTGAAGAATATTTGGAAAAGAAAGAGCCGATGTCAATTGGATATCATGGAAATATAGTTGATTTATTGGAGTATATAGTAAAAAATAATAAAAAAATTGATTTATTATCTGACCAAACATCTTGCCATGCGGTATATGAAGGTGGATATTGTCCGAGGGGAGTAACATTTGAGGAAAGAACAAATCTACTTGCGAAAGACAGAGATACTTTTTGTAAATTGGTAAATAAGAGCTTAAGAATTCACTTTGAACTTATAAAAATATTAGTTGAAAGAGGAACATACTTCTTCGACTATGGAAATTCATTTATGAAAGCAATTTATGATGCTGGCGCTGTGGAAATATCCAAAAATGGAGTAGATGAAAAAGATGGTTTTATATTCCCATCTTACGTAGAAGATATAATGGGGCCACAGCTATTTGACTATGGTTATGGACCATTCAGATGGGTATGCTTAAGTGGAAAAAATGAAGATTTAATAAAAACAGATCATGCTGCAATGGGATGCATAGATCCAAAGAGAAGATATCAAGATAGAGATAACTACAACTGGATAAGGGATGCAGAAAAAAATAATCTTGTGGTAGGCACCAAAGCAAGAATACTTTATCAGGATGCTACAGGAAGAATAAACATAGCTCTTAAATTCAATGAAATGGTAAGAACCGGCGAGATAGGACCTGTTATGATGGGTAGAGATCATCATGATGTAAGTGGTACTGATTCACCATTTAGAGAAACTTCCAACATAAAAGATGGAAGTAACGTTATGGCAGATATGGCTGTTCAGTGCTATGCAGGAAATGCAGCAAGAGGTATGAGTCTTGTAGCACTTCATAACGGTGGAGGTGTAGGAATCGGGAAATCAATAAATGGAGGATTTGGTCTTGTACTTGATGGAAGTTATAGGGTAGATGAGATAATTAAATCTGCACTTTCATGGGATGTTATGAGTG
This DNA window, taken from Clostridium estertheticum, encodes the following:
- a CDS encoding BTAD domain-containing putative transcriptional regulator — protein: MFGNFYLTVNEKEIFLPYSKAQGLFCYLLLNKQDDRKHISELFWANQEEGDAIKNLRNAIYKINKFSNVPVLISPQKSIVMINPDIEIELDVYRFMNDENEIDVFNGEFLQGFCPKNATNFEIWLLEIRESLKCMYTNRLNKKIENALHNNNYDIVEKYSKLLIKTDEFNEDAYLYLLQSYKNQGKYNMAIETYNGVKNLFKDELSISLDDKILNIINEIIDIMNTKEVTKKAI
- a CDS encoding YjiH family protein, with the translated sequence MINTEHVSATRTSDIFKFVGYSVIGIFMFFITITINGKTTIPIDHVVTALKGLSGGGGGIYGLIVIILGGVYPFYKKTWNKDKVTLVFSILKLLGIVIGFMAFFNFGPSFLFEKDMIPFLFNSLAIPVGIIVPVGSVFLAFLVGYGLMEFIGVIMKPVMRPLWKTPGRSAVDAVASFVGSYSIALLITNRVYKEGKYTTKEAAIIATGFSTVSATFMIIVAKTLGIMNLWTKYFWVTLVVTFIVTAITARLRPLSKKSDEYYNNQKGDPEIPRQGNMLKNAWEEGIKASKSSVSIGKNIVDNLKDGFVMAMGILPSIMSVGLIGLILAKYTPVFNIIGYVFYPIALLFKLPEPLLASKACAVGIAEMFLPALLVVGAPLVTKFVVAVVSISAILFFSASIPCILSTDIPISIPEIIVIWFERTVLTLMITIPIAYLIL
- a CDS encoding methyl-accepting chemotaxis protein, yielding MKNKISTKIVIAIVSCSILVSAMVGITSIVKSTSIIKQEATEKLLNIASSRGNEYTVQTTKVENTVKELSGLVLNTIEVSKVKDPSYISTYEKQISSLMKSLGDSNNGLVGLYIIFDPKFTGGSKTYDVAYNYDEQKKQSYMTNDGLNLADFKESNAAMDWYYKSIKDKLGVWSKPCVDPVRKINVISYTMPVYSNNELVGVTGMDISFESLRGIILNTKIYDTGSAFLLDKHYSFIVDGKKKSTDKLDTLESGKYKFITDELKNKKSIALETNFEGHKQMMGYYTLNNDQIMGLKVPSSEVFKNLNKTIYIIVLIIALGIIASIIIALVIGRRISRPIEVATSFIGKLAKLDLTYNDKNLNQMLSSKDEIGVMGNSLIELREELIKVVEELKKDSDEVVEYSNTISVNAEETSYAITVLSQTVEELAKGTVEQASEAQDGSYKLNILAGEIEEVVASITSLKEYSIEMEKMQEKGSKAIKELNVKLQLNVQATEKVANNIDGLSDKSSLIGEIISTIQSIASQTNLLALNAAIEAARAGESGKGFAVVAEEIRKLAEKTATSTHQIDDIVKQIQSEISLGKNNMDEAKNTAKEANFVMETSTEAFEVIGEAIYNTKSKIQSIASSINTVDKGKEDIVEAIQGISAITEEAAASTQEVAATMEEQEAAIKTVSETVEELKELAVVLDKIVGKFTV
- a CDS encoding amidohydrolase family protein, with the protein product MSYFVVLVLSIGLMVGCTENASKTADMILTNGTIYTEDANNTVAKNVAVKDGKILSVGTTSDIENYKGASTQIIDLKCETVMPGFFDSHMHPAMSAVDYVFSVVVSDVSGVESYAKKIKEFAVANPDLKVIQGAGYYRSDWDELGPRKETLDAIDSTSPIIMLSNDGHSMWVNSKALKMDEITKDTPNPEGGIIQKDPKTGEPSGLLQESAMDLMKDISIKYSKEQYKEAILWVQKLLNSRGIANVFDANANLDNPNYY